From a region of the Deltaproteobacteria bacterium genome:
- a CDS encoding Hsp20/alpha crystallin family protein, which yields MASLTPWRPMRELESLQQRMDHLFDRFSDRWFGGDRPRSVWGSDEWAPAIESHVENGNLIVKADLPGVDAKDVTVSVVGNQLTIEGERKHEEKQEEKDYFYRELSYGKFSRTMTVPDGVDPDKVKASFKNGVLEVTMPAPKQMAAKKIQIEAQK from the coding sequence ATGGCATCGTTAACCCCGTGGAGGCCAATGCGAGAGTTGGAATCACTGCAACAGCGAATGGACCACTTGTTCGATCGTTTTTCTGACCGGTGGTTCGGCGGCGACCGTCCTCGTAGCGTGTGGGGAAGTGACGAGTGGGCGCCGGCGATCGAAAGTCATGTCGAGAACGGCAACCTCATCGTCAAGGCCGATCTCCCAGGCGTGGACGCGAAAGACGTGACTGTGTCTGTCGTGGGTAACCAATTGACCATCGAAGGCGAACGCAAGCATGAGGAGAAGCAAGAAGAAAAAGACTACTTCTATCGGGAACTCTCGTATGGAAAGTTTTCTCGTACGATGACTGTGCCTGATGGTGTCGACCCCGACAAGGTGAAAGCCTCGTTTAAGAACGGTGTCCTGGAAGTGACCATGCCAGCACCCAAACAGATGGCAGCAAAGAAGATTCAAATCGAAGCGCAGAAGTAA
- a CDS encoding c-type cytochrome yields MPVSPWGAVLILQHLETMKRKSAENRAKLFSFLGKRRREIRKCENRRRGIMKLAIGVGAGLALLWWRVQADALPPRGNVGTSATPKSAEAAQTVQHSLRRFSRGQVLYLQHCADCHGWEGRGDGPLAGVLANRPPILRQEIGIFAHNSDTPIVERILAGVPFRTIQFGTAPYTDEELSSLVSYLQQVPTIRWQTVQQGKEVYDSLCAACHGLYGRGDGLGARSFAARLPDLSNPTYQQQHPEASLIHSITNGTGEMSGAGDILTAPDIRAVVAFLRVLSPGYELYSRFCAYCHGADGVPVATKGVQMSPAASNPPPHFDEPYFRTRSVDQIRTSVLHMRRQPRPTMPHLARQLTADDAFEIVRYLRSLATIH; encoded by the coding sequence ATGCCAGTGTCGCCGTGGGGTGCGGTCTTGATTTTGCAACACCTAGAGACCATGAAGAGAAAGTCCGCAGAAAATCGTGCAAAGCTGTTCTCATTCTTGGGAAAAAGGCGAAGAGAAATTCGCAAATGTGAGAATCGGCGCAGGGGCATCATGAAACTCGCCATCGGTGTAGGGGCGGGATTGGCGCTCCTCTGGTGGAGGGTACAGGCCGACGCACTACCTCCCAGAGGCAACGTAGGCACCAGCGCAACACCCAAGAGTGCCGAAGCTGCACAGACTGTGCAGCACTCTTTGCGGCGCTTCAGTCGAGGGCAAGTCCTATACTTGCAGCACTGCGCTGACTGTCATGGTTGGGAGGGTCGGGGTGATGGGCCCCTCGCGGGAGTACTTGCCAACCGGCCACCGATCCTCCGTCAAGAGATCGGCATTTTTGCCCACAACAGCGATACGCCGATTGTCGAGCGTATCCTCGCAGGGGTACCGTTCAGAACGATACAGTTTGGGACGGCGCCGTATACCGATGAAGAACTCTCGTCACTCGTGTCGTACCTGCAGCAGGTGCCAACCATCCGTTGGCAAACCGTGCAGCAGGGCAAAGAAGTGTACGACTCGCTCTGTGCGGCGTGCCACGGCCTGTATGGGCGCGGTGATGGGCTGGGAGCCAGGAGCTTTGCTGCGCGGCTTCCCGATTTGTCTAATCCAACGTACCAGCAGCAGCACCCCGAGGCGTCTCTCATCCACAGCATCACGAACGGTACAGGGGAGATGTCCGGTGCGGGCGATATACTGACCGCACCGGACATACGCGCCGTCGTAGCGTTCTTGCGTGTTCTCTCTCCTGGGTATGAACTCTACAGTCGCTTCTGCGCGTATTGCCACGGCGCGGACGGCGTACCGGTCGCAACGAAAGGCGTTCAGATGAGCCCTGCCGCCTCCAATCCACCACCGCATTTTGACGAGCCCTACTTCCGCACACGCTCGGTCGACCAGATACGGACATCGGTCTTACATATGCGCCGCCAGCCTCGACCAACCATGCCCCATCTGGCCCGTCAACTCACGGCTGATGACGCTTTTGAGATTGTTCGTTATTTACGAAGTTTAGCTACAATTCATTGA
- a CDS encoding cytochrome c: MMVLLAAGEIGAQEQDVIDVGKKEFMRSCATCHGVEATGNGPAAAALNVKPTDLTQMAKQHGGVFLFWRTYEKISGRDEQVIRGHGTREMPIWGERFRFEPNASDEHKASVRGRILSLVHYLQSIQTKE, from the coding sequence ATGATGGTACTACTCGCGGCAGGCGAGATTGGTGCCCAAGAACAGGATGTAATTGACGTGGGGAAAAAGGAATTCATGCGTTCGTGCGCAACCTGTCATGGCGTGGAGGCGACAGGAAACGGACCAGCTGCAGCCGCCCTCAATGTGAAGCCCACCGATTTGACCCAGATGGCGAAGCAACATGGCGGCGTGTTTCTCTTCTGGCGTACGTATGAAAAGATCTCAGGTCGTGACGAGCAGGTTATTCGTGGCCATGGCACACGTGAGATGCCCATCTGGGGAGAGCGTTTTCGCTTCGAGCCCAACGCCAGTGACGAACACAAAGCAAGTGTCCGCGGTCGTATTCTGTCGCTCGTACATTATTTGCAATCAATACAGACCAAGGAATAG